In Lactococcus garvieae subsp. garvieae, the following proteins share a genomic window:
- a CDS encoding class I SAM-dependent methyltransferase, with amino-acid sequence MTEEEQELVYFWDDFAEEYEEIQQESPFPIAQELGKFLVQEKILPCQTLLDIAGGSGRYLAVFQEQVKKYTLADISPKMLELARKKQKSEHVDFLRISQEALLKSKQKFQVVFSAMNPALDRPEKIKDLCQLSQKWCLILRLVKDEDSLFSPYDQEVNPELKWMADYKNFLQKEKQEFFVQQFTFEKTEMISKDFYRAYFEEECSKRDLEHRINVHFEGQEVCKNYHKVVYELISIPCDK; translated from the coding sequence TTGACTGAAGAAGAACAAGAGCTCGTCTATTTTTGGGATGATTTTGCTGAAGAGTATGAAGAAATACAACAGGAATCGCCTTTCCCGATTGCGCAAGAGTTAGGGAAGTTCCTTGTACAAGAGAAAATTTTACCTTGCCAAACACTTTTAGATATTGCCGGAGGAAGCGGGCGCTATTTGGCTGTATTTCAGGAACAAGTGAAGAAATATACCTTAGCGGATATCTCACCAAAGATGTTGGAACTGGCGAGAAAAAAACAAAAATCAGAGCATGTGGATTTCCTCAGGATAAGCCAAGAGGCGCTGCTTAAATCAAAGCAAAAATTTCAAGTTGTTTTTTCCGCAATGAATCCTGCTTTGGACCGTCCTGAAAAGATAAAAGATTTATGTCAACTCAGTCAAAAGTGGTGCCTTATCCTGCGATTGGTCAAGGATGAGGACAGCTTATTTTCTCCTTATGACCAGGAAGTGAACCCAGAGTTAAAATGGATGGCAGACTACAAAAACTTTCTTCAAAAAGAAAAGCAAGAATTCTTTGTCCAACAATTTACTTTTGAAAAAACAGAAATGATTTCAAAAGACTTTTACCGCGCTTATTTTGAGGAAGAATGCAGTAAGCGGGACTTGGAACACCGCATAAACGTGCATTTTGAGGGGCAAGAAGTCTGCAAAAATTACCACAAAGTTGTTTACGAACTGATTTCCATTCCATGTGACAAATAG
- a CDS encoding Asp23/Gls24 family envelope stress response protein, whose amino-acid sequence MVQENMKPFGTMAETEHTTSKNHENTQDIKGELTYEDKVVQKIVGLALETVDGLLAVEGGFFSNLTGKLVNTDDVTSGVDVEVGKTQVAVDLKVITEYRKNVPEIYNRIKDVIRKEVANMTDLDVVEVNVTVTDIKTKEQQKDDEVTVQDRVVDAAQTTGKFTSKQVDKVKDKVDDMTPENGRVE is encoded by the coding sequence ATGGTACAAGAAAACATGAAACCCTTTGGAACAATGGCCGAAACTGAGCACACTACTTCTAAGAATCACGAGAATACTCAAGATATCAAAGGAGAATTAACTTACGAAGACAAAGTGGTCCAAAAGATTGTAGGATTAGCTTTAGAAACCGTCGATGGTTTGTTGGCTGTCGAAGGTGGCTTCTTCTCTAACTTAACTGGAAAACTAGTAAATACGGATGACGTAACTTCTGGAGTTGACGTTGAAGTGGGCAAAACACAAGTTGCAGTGGATTTGAAAGTTATCACAGAGTACCGCAAAAATGTTCCAGAAATTTATAACCGCATCAAGGATGTTATCCGTAAAGAAGTTGCAAATATGACGGACCTAGATGTTGTAGAAGTTAATGTAACAGTAACAGACATTAAAACAAAAGAACAACAAAAAGATGACGAAGTAACCGTCCAAGATCGTGTGGTTGACGCAGCACAAACCACAGGAAAATTTACCTCAAAACAAGTCGATAAAGTAAAAGATAAAGTTGACGACATGACGCCTGAAAATGGGAGAGTAGAGTAA
- a CDS encoding N(5)-(carboxyethyl)ornithine synthase produces the protein MILGFIKANFPGERRVPLLPQDIKDFDNQLLIESGFGEFLDIEDVEYEKVGCKVLSREEVFKQSEAIFSLKLIQPSDYDYIKKGQIIIGWTHPYGSGKSFMKEQAVPKELIVVDLDNNFPAIYYMDKVIETKIPAGIMERNSFFAGYAGTLDALLKFGILPDESTKIAVLGSGNVSQGAFHAISKFSSNVKMFYRRTLPVFKETFSTYDIIVNGIEVGAGNAPILSLEDQKQLKKGSFIIDTAADAGNTIEGNHFTTMKDSIYKEKGIYYYCVPNTPSMAYRNVSPMLSKQLSKYIFKENVEVFKEALKQSK, from the coding sequence ATGATTTTAGGTTTTATTAAGGCAAATTTCCCAGGAGAGCGTCGTGTTCCGCTATTACCACAAGACATCAAAGACTTTGATAATCAATTGCTGATTGAATCTGGCTTTGGAGAGTTTTTAGATATTGAAGATGTTGAATATGAAAAAGTAGGGTGTAAAGTCCTTTCAAGAGAAGAAGTATTCAAACAGTCTGAAGCGATCTTTTCATTGAAGCTTATCCAGCCAAGTGACTATGACTATATTAAAAAGGGACAAATCATTATCGGTTGGACTCACCCCTATGGCTCTGGTAAGTCTTTCATGAAAGAACAAGCTGTACCGAAAGAACTCATTGTTGTTGATTTAGATAATAATTTCCCTGCTATTTATTATATGGATAAAGTCATCGAAACAAAGATACCAGCCGGCATTATGGAACGTAATAGCTTTTTTGCTGGTTATGCTGGTACATTAGATGCTCTGCTGAAGTTCGGAATTTTACCAGATGAAAGCACTAAAATCGCCGTTCTTGGCTCAGGTAATGTCTCGCAAGGTGCATTTCATGCGATTTCGAAATTTTCTTCAAATGTAAAAATGTTCTACCGACGGACCCTTCCGGTTTTTAAGGAGACGTTTAGCACTTACGATATCATCGTCAATGGTATCGAAGTTGGAGCGGGTAATGCTCCCATTTTATCCTTAGAGGATCAAAAACAACTGAAGAAAGGAAGTTTCATCATAGATACGGCAGCTGATGCCGGGAATACTATTGAAGGTAACCATTTTACAACGATGAAGGATTCCATCTATAAAGAAAAAGGCATTTATTACTATTGTGTCCCTAATACACCCTCTATGGCTTACCGCAATGTCAGTCCTATGCTTAGTAAACAATTGAGTAAATACATTTTTAAAGAAAATGTTGAAGTCTTTAAAGAAGCACTGAAACAGAGTAAATAA
- the amaP gene encoding alkaline shock response membrane anchor protein AmaP, which produces MSSGKKFILIVFDLLLLSLVVPSAWDYYNLVEYGDMTSASSQLVYIGEYVPVYLFWGNALLAVVLIIALLIIAFYPRTYIDIELPTQGGKLTLKRSAIEGLVREKVLENDFLKSPRINVTLYKKKISIDVKGEIIPRVEIAEKSRLLEQEIIDSLKLFFGVDQPVKIKVEVNALNKETNNKRSRVV; this is translated from the coding sequence GTGTCATCTGGAAAGAAATTTATTCTCATCGTATTTGATCTCCTCCTACTTTCACTTGTAGTTCCTTCAGCTTGGGATTACTACAATTTGGTGGAGTATGGCGATATGACAAGTGCTTCAAGTCAGCTCGTCTATATCGGTGAATACGTCCCTGTCTATCTGTTCTGGGGAAATGCTCTCTTGGCTGTTGTCTTAATAATTGCCTTGCTCATCATCGCATTTTATCCTCGGACATACATTGATATTGAGCTCCCTACTCAGGGAGGAAAACTCACTTTAAAACGTTCCGCTATCGAGGGACTTGTCCGTGAGAAAGTCCTCGAAAACGACTTTCTCAAATCCCCGCGCATTAATGTTACGCTCTATAAAAAGAAAATTAGCATTGATGTGAAGGGGGAAATCATTCCTCGGGTCGAAATTGCTGAAAAATCACGCTTGCTCGAACAAGAGATTATTGATAGCTTAAAACTTTTCTTTGGTGTAGATCAACCTGTAAAAATAAAAGTTGAAGTAAATGCATTAAATAAAGAAACAAACAATAAACGCTCACGCGTTGTATAG
- a CDS encoding KH domain-containing protein, with product MQKDVKELVMTIVKPLVTEPDAVSLEIIEGEEFMEYHLEVAEADIGRIIGRQGRIIQAIRTVVYFVPVEGKKVRLLVDQ from the coding sequence ATGCAAAAAGATGTGAAAGAACTTGTAATGACAATTGTAAAACCTTTGGTAACAGAACCCGATGCTGTTTCATTGGAAATTATCGAAGGTGAAGAATTTATGGAGTACCATTTGGAAGTAGCGGAAGCTGATATTGGTCGTATCATTGGCCGTCAGGGACGTATCATTCAAGCGATTCGTACCGTCGTTTACTTTGTACCTGTTGAGGGTAAAAAAGTGCGCCTTTTGGTGGATCAATAA
- a CDS encoding DUF421 domain-containing protein — protein sequence MQLYSPIIIKFALGIVCLIIQINIMGKGNLAPSSAMDQVQNYVLGGIIGGVIYNDSITVLQFVLVLIIWTLLVLLLKFAKEHNRYIKVIVDGKPLTLIQDGKIKVTECLKNGISANELMFKLRSNGIYEVQNVKRAILEQNGQLTIIEFGGENIKYPIIVDGQANYDVLDIINKNEEWLETKILENGFNKITEVYLGEYISGELKLYGYQE from the coding sequence ATGCAATTATACAGCCCAATAATAATCAAATTTGCCCTCGGAATTGTTTGTTTAATTATCCAAATTAACATCATGGGAAAAGGTAATCTTGCTCCTTCATCAGCAATGGATCAAGTCCAAAATTATGTACTCGGTGGAATAATTGGAGGTGTCATTTATAATGATTCAATAACTGTCTTGCAATTTGTCCTTGTCTTAATCATCTGGACGCTTCTTGTGCTCCTCCTAAAATTTGCTAAAGAGCATAATCGTTATATTAAAGTCATCGTAGATGGAAAACCACTTACTTTAATTCAAGATGGAAAAATAAAAGTTACGGAGTGCTTGAAGAATGGGATTTCTGCAAATGAACTTATGTTTAAGCTACGCTCCAACGGAATTTATGAAGTTCAAAATGTAAAGCGCGCAATTTTAGAGCAAAATGGTCAATTAACCATTATCGAATTTGGTGGAGAAAACATCAAATACCCGATTATTGTGGACGGACAAGCCAACTATGATGTTTTAGACATCATAAATAAAAACGAAGAATGGCTCGAAACTAAAATCCTTGAAAATGGCTTTAATAAAATCACCGAGGTCTATTTAGGAGAATATATTTCGGGCGAATTAAAACTCTATGGCTATCAGGAGTAA
- a CDS encoding DUF3290 domain-containing protein, translating into MNFYDIGFLKTQAGLTDYLWYIFIFGSLILLIVVFSLYLKHRIKTKYRDLSLIFFLFLILSLGIQYSNYQVNQSRHSQSSQMVSFVEQFADNMKVDQKDILVSSTQLTDGIIVKVKDDFYTVNLNADQQSYTVTETHLINNKINIISK; encoded by the coding sequence GATATTGGTTTCTTGAAAACACAAGCTGGGTTAACAGACTACCTATGGTATATTTTTATTTTTGGTTCACTTATACTACTTATCGTTGTTTTTTCATTATATTTGAAACATCGAATTAAGACGAAATATCGAGATCTTAGTCTTATTTTTTTCTTGTTTCTCATCCTTTCTCTTGGGATACAGTACTCAAATTATCAGGTTAATCAGTCGCGTCATTCTCAATCCTCCCAGATGGTCAGTTTTGTTGAACAATTTGCCGATAATATGAAGGTTGATCAAAAAGACATTCTTGTGAGTTCAACTCAACTTACTGATGGGATCATTGTAAAAGTAAAAGATGATTTTTACACGGTCAATCTCAATGCTGATCAGCAATCCTATACTGTCACAGAAACTCATCTGATCAATAATAAAATCAACATTATTTCTAAATAA
- a CDS encoding magnesium transporter CorA family protein — protein sequence MFKYKVLKGFEFAASKIIPLDSEEENTIFYFYQPDRQFFKLLNNHYQQNLSSLYYDKKEANYFFNKGENEKGYITLLLLYPREREEAEFEHMVDSLLILQREHSVIIITEDKEDFVLEFLKDCQKELKNEEILVNFINAALAKMTEDAQKIRDEIIKLETSINENGPTRSLFTQVLQLKKYLISLSLTYDSDDKIIEFFKREKKALNLDENGHSGIIKLEENLDSLKKLTQAYNKYLASLDTMVNNLSSFRLNTIMKTLTEISIVLTIPTMIYGFWGINLKLPFEEFSFGFLLVLAISLALSGAVWYWMRKIKLL from the coding sequence ATGTTTAAATATAAAGTCCTTAAAGGATTCGAATTTGCTGCTTCTAAAATAATTCCCCTCGATAGTGAAGAGGAGAACACCATATTTTACTTTTATCAACCTGACCGTCAATTTTTCAAACTCCTGAACAATCACTATCAACAGAATCTTTCTTCTTTGTATTATGATAAAAAAGAAGCTAACTATTTCTTTAATAAAGGGGAGAACGAAAAGGGATATATCACTCTACTTCTCCTCTATCCAAGGGAGAGGGAGGAAGCTGAATTTGAGCATATGGTTGATTCTCTACTTATTTTACAACGTGAACATTCAGTAATAATCATTACTGAAGATAAAGAAGACTTCGTCTTAGAATTCCTTAAAGACTGCCAGAAGGAATTAAAAAACGAAGAAATATTGGTTAACTTTATTAATGCAGCTCTTGCTAAAATGACTGAAGATGCACAAAAAATTAGAGATGAGATTATAAAGCTAGAAACCTCGATTAATGAAAATGGTCCTACACGCTCACTCTTCACTCAAGTGCTGCAATTAAAAAAATACTTAATCAGTTTATCCCTAACTTATGATAGTGACGACAAAATAATAGAATTTTTTAAGCGTGAAAAAAAAGCTTTGAATTTAGACGAAAATGGACATAGCGGTATTATAAAACTAGAAGAAAATTTAGACAGCTTGAAAAAGCTCACCCAAGCCTATAATAAATATCTTGCTAGCTTAGATACAATGGTCAACAATTTGAGCTCCTTCCGTCTCAATACCATAATGAAAACTCTCACTGAAATTTCTATTGTTTTAACGATACCAACCATGATTTATGGCTTTTGGGGCATAAATCTTAAACTTCCCTTTGAAGAATTCTCCTTTGGTTTCCTCTTGGTTTTGGCCATTTCGCTCGCCCTTAGCGGTGCTGTCTGGTATTGGATGAGAAAAATAAAACTTTTATAA
- a CDS encoding GlsB/YeaQ/YmgE family stress response membrane protein, with translation MIWSLIVGAIIGLIAGVITKGGSMGWIANILAGLVGSAVGQALLGSWGPSLAGMALIPSIIGAVIVVAVVSFVLSKMSH, from the coding sequence ATGATTTGGTCACTTATTGTCGGAGCCATTATTGGTTTAATTGCAGGAGTCATCACTAAAGGGGGCTCCATGGGATGGATTGCCAACATCTTAGCCGGTTTAGTCGGTTCTGCTGTGGGTCAAGCCCTTCTTGGAAGCTGGGGCCCTTCATTGGCCGGTATGGCTTTGATCCCCTCAATCATTGGTGCCGTTATTGTGGTAGCCGTTGTATCCTTTGTTTTATCAAAAATGAGCCATTAA
- a CDS encoding PadR family transcriptional regulator yields MASEDKLSYIILGLLKHEPLTGYDLKKNFENEVGEFWQANTGQIYPTLRKLFDAEAVDFDVEIVGAKLKKKKYHITDKGREMFDQWIQAPAELYAVQKDEFMLRLYFLKNDDDVRIMDLINEEIEVHKKKLNYLLQRQTLIFGGADPEEKNGHFLVLDFAIQRENFRLDWLQKVKSSQDKRES; encoded by the coding sequence ATGGCCAGTGAAGATAAATTGTCTTATATTATTCTGGGTTTGTTGAAGCATGAACCGTTGACAGGATATGATCTAAAGAAAAATTTCGAAAACGAAGTAGGCGAATTTTGGCAAGCAAATACGGGACAAATTTATCCGACCTTAAGAAAGCTCTTTGATGCTGAAGCAGTCGATTTTGATGTCGAAATTGTCGGTGCCAAATTAAAGAAAAAAAAGTATCATATCACGGATAAGGGGCGTGAAATGTTTGATCAATGGATCCAAGCGCCTGCTGAACTCTATGCCGTTCAAAAAGACGAATTTATGTTACGGTTGTACTTTTTGAAGAATGATGATGATGTCCGAATTATGGATTTAATTAATGAAGAAATAGAAGTACATAAGAAAAAACTGAATTATCTTCTGCAACGTCAAACACTTATCTTTGGAGGAGCTGATCCTGAAGAAAAAAATGGACATTTTTTAGTTTTAGACTTTGCCATCCAAAGAGAAAACTTTCGACTTGATTGGCTACAAAAGGTGAAAAGTAGTCAAGATAAGCGCGAGAGCTAG
- a CDS encoding flavocytochrome c — translation MKNWTKLGLLAIVGLSLTACGGNAQNKSTSSSSSEKTDAKAGASKTMTYAEPSSLKKSYDVIIVGSGGAGMTAAIEAKDAGMNPVIFEKMPMAGGNTSKASAGLNASETSVEKAQGITDSNDKFYEETLKGGGGTNDKELLRYFVDHSAAAVDWLAQNDIVLDNLTTTGGMSVSRTHRPHDGSAVGAYLVKGLEENISKRDIPVFVNSDVTKINEKDGKVSGVEVKIEGETKQVDSKAVVVTTGGFGANQKMIAKYRPDLKDYVTTNAAGSTGDGIEMISALGGALVDMDKIQIHPTVFPKTGYLVSESIRGEGAILVNKEGKRFFNEMDTRDKVSAAELKQDGKYAYAIFGEGTKDKVKAVDQYISKDMVVEADNVEELAKKLDIKPEELNATVTKWNKAVADKKDSEFGRTTGMTNDISGKVYAIKVAPGIHHTMAGVKINTQTQVLKEDGQPIKGLYAAGEVTGGLHGGNRIGGNAVADIIIFGRQAGQESAKYAKA, via the coding sequence ATGAAAAATTGGACAAAATTAGGATTGCTTGCCATTGTTGGCCTTTCATTGACGGCATGTGGGGGAAATGCTCAAAATAAAAGTACGTCTTCCAGTTCCTCAGAAAAGACTGATGCTAAAGCAGGCGCCAGCAAAACCATGACTTATGCAGAACCATCAAGCTTGAAAAAAAGCTATGATGTGATCATCGTTGGTTCTGGTGGTGCAGGGATGACCGCAGCTATTGAGGCTAAAGATGCGGGAATGAATCCTGTCATTTTTGAGAAAATGCCGATGGCTGGAGGAAATACTTCTAAAGCATCTGCAGGATTGAATGCTTCGGAAACATCTGTTGAAAAAGCACAAGGTATTACAGACTCAAATGATAAATTTTATGAAGAAACGCTTAAAGGTGGGGGAGGAACAAATGATAAAGAGCTCCTTCGTTACTTTGTCGACCATTCTGCAGCAGCAGTAGATTGGTTAGCACAGAATGATATAGTTCTTGATAACTTAACGACTACCGGTGGGATGAGTGTTTCTAGAACGCACCGTCCACATGATGGTTCAGCTGTCGGCGCTTATCTTGTTAAAGGATTAGAAGAAAATATTTCTAAACGTGATATTCCGGTTTTTGTCAATAGTGATGTAACGAAAATAAATGAAAAAGACGGCAAAGTTTCAGGTGTCGAAGTTAAAATTGAAGGGGAAACCAAACAAGTTGACTCAAAAGCTGTCGTTGTAACAACAGGTGGATTTGGGGCCAATCAGAAAATGATTGCTAAATATCGTCCTGACTTGAAAGATTATGTCACAACCAACGCTGCAGGTTCCACTGGCGATGGGATTGAAATGATTTCCGCTCTTGGAGGTGCTCTGGTTGATATGGATAAAATCCAAATTCACCCTACTGTTTTCCCAAAAACAGGATATCTTGTATCTGAGTCAATTCGTGGTGAGGGAGCGATTCTCGTAAATAAAGAAGGTAAACGTTTCTTCAATGAAATGGATACCCGTGATAAGGTTTCCGCAGCGGAACTCAAACAAGATGGCAAATATGCTTATGCTATTTTTGGTGAAGGAACAAAAGATAAAGTTAAAGCTGTAGATCAATATATCTCTAAAGATATGGTTGTTGAGGCAGATAATGTCGAAGAACTTGCGAAAAAACTTGACATAAAACCAGAGGAACTTAATGCAACAGTGACCAAATGGAACAAAGCAGTGGCGGATAAAAAGGATTCAGAATTTGGACGTACAACAGGGATGACCAATGATATTTCTGGAAAGGTTTATGCCATTAAAGTTGCACCAGGCATTCATCACACTATGGCTGGTGTAAAAATTAATACACAGACACAAGTTTTGAAAGAAGATGGTCAACCAATAAAAGGTTTATACGCCGCTGGTGAAGTTACTGGTGGTTTACATGGAGGTAATCGTATCGGAGGAAATGCAGTCGCTGATATCATTATCTTTGGACGTCAAGCTGGCCAAGAATCTGCAAAATATGCGAAAGCTTAA
- a CDS encoding Spx/MgsR family RNA polymerase-binding regulatory protein encodes MIKLYTAAANSSSQKVRKWLMDHHLEFQEINLTKDTLTKEEVLAIFSLTEEGSDDIITRRGKAIQNLKEDFYSLTIQELIQAIVDNPLLLRQPLIIDSSHLQVGYHEEDIRKFLPREVRKVMIEDFAKKRKF; translated from the coding sequence ATGATTAAGCTATATACGGCGGCGGCCAACTCATCATCACAAAAAGTAAGAAAATGGCTTATGGATCATCACCTAGAGTTCCAAGAAATTAATCTCACCAAAGATACATTGACAAAGGAAGAAGTTCTTGCAATCTTTTCTTTAACGGAGGAAGGGTCGGATGATATTATTACACGTAGAGGAAAAGCCATTCAAAATTTAAAAGAAGATTTTTATTCTTTAACGATTCAAGAACTGATTCAAGCAATCGTTGATAATCCACTCTTACTTCGTCAACCATTAATCATAGACAGTAGCCACTTGCAAGTAGGCTACCACGAAGAAGATATTCGAAAATTTTTGCCACGGGAAGTACGCAAAGTTATGATTGAAGACTTCGCGAAAAAAAGAAAATTCTAA
- a CDS encoding phenolic acid decarboxylase has protein sequence MKKYSTLKDFIGSHMIYTYDNGWEYEIYIKNEKTIDYRIHGGMVAGRWVKEQEVDIVMLTEGVYKVAWTEPTGTDVSLDFMPNEEKMHGMIFFPKWVHEHPEITVCFQNDFIDVMHESREKYETYPKYLVPEFATITYIANAGSDNEDVIAQAPYEGLPNDIREGKYFDENYKKVNK, from the coding sequence ATGAAAAAATACTCTACATTAAAAGATTTTATCGGCTCACATATGATTTATACCTATGATAATGGTTGGGAATACGAAATTTATATTAAAAATGAAAAAACAATCGATTACCGCATCCATGGCGGAATGGTTGCTGGCCGCTGGGTAAAAGAACAAGAAGTTGACATTGTGATGCTTACAGAAGGTGTTTATAAAGTTGCTTGGACTGAACCAACAGGAACAGACGTTTCTTTAGACTTCATGCCAAATGAAGAAAAAATGCATGGTATGATTTTCTTTCCAAAATGGGTACACGAACATCCAGAAATCACAGTATGTTTCCAAAACGACTTTATCGATGTGATGCATGAATCACGTGAAAAATACGAAACTTATCCAAAATACTTAGTTCCAGAATTTGCTACAATCACGTATATTGCTAATGCTGGGTCAGATAACGAAGATGTCATTGCCCAAGCGCCATATGAAGGGTTGCCAAATGATATTCGTGAGGGTAAATATTTTGATGAAAACTACAAAAAAGTAAACAAATAA
- a CDS encoding hemolysin family protein: protein MTVNLIIIVLMIAFTAFFVASEFSLVKIRKSRLETLAAEGNKQAKLAIVVVEHLDSYLSACQLGITLTSLAIGWVGESTIHALLAPVIHYLPLPNTIAESFSIVLAFLLITFVHVVIGELIPKSLSISKTEAVVLAVVRPLHYFYKVTYPFVWLLNVSASSIGKLFNLSLASEGEETHSEEELLLIANQSFAKGEINEKEYEYLNKVFGFDDLLAKEIMVPRLDMETIASDKTIKEALEFAIEKGHTRFPVIGKSKDNILGYVTLQALIKEYLVSPMQKVHTIAQEPIVFIDTIPVKILLSQMQSEHKHFAILSDEYGGTSGLVTIEDILEELVGDIQDEQDHEEENIVEVEPGIYHVKGKTPLSEIEDKFDTDFDNPSASNTISGYIINDYLENREELDVGSTKVLNNLQIKVLEMDRVTPSELEISKAEKII, encoded by the coding sequence TTGACGGTAAATCTTATAATAATAGTATTAATGATTGCTTTTACAGCTTTCTTTGTTGCATCTGAATTTTCTTTGGTGAAAATTCGTAAAAGTCGTTTAGAAACACTGGCAGCTGAGGGCAACAAACAAGCAAAGTTAGCTATTGTTGTTGTAGAGCATTTGGATTCTTACTTGAGTGCCTGTCAGCTAGGGATTACATTGACTTCCTTGGCTATTGGTTGGGTCGGAGAAAGCACGATTCATGCCTTGCTTGCGCCTGTGATTCATTATCTACCACTGCCTAATACGATTGCAGAAAGCTTTTCAATTGTTTTAGCTTTCTTGCTGATTACTTTTGTTCACGTTGTAATTGGTGAATTGATTCCGAAATCACTCAGTATTTCTAAGACAGAAGCTGTCGTTTTAGCAGTTGTAAGACCTTTGCACTATTTCTACAAGGTTACCTATCCCTTTGTTTGGCTGTTGAATGTTTCCGCAAGCTCTATTGGCAAACTCTTTAATCTCAGCCTAGCATCAGAAGGAGAAGAAACGCATTCGGAAGAAGAACTTCTTTTGATAGCCAATCAAAGCTTTGCTAAAGGTGAAATTAACGAAAAAGAATACGAGTATCTCAACAAAGTTTTTGGATTTGACGATTTATTAGCTAAAGAAATTATGGTCCCTCGTCTCGATATGGAAACAATTGCTTCAGACAAAACAATTAAAGAAGCGCTAGAGTTTGCAATCGAAAAAGGGCACACGCGTTTCCCGGTGATTGGAAAATCTAAGGACAATATCTTAGGCTATGTGACGCTCCAAGCCCTTATTAAAGAATATCTTGTGTCGCCAATGCAAAAAGTGCATACGATTGCTCAGGAACCGATCGTCTTTATTGATACTATCCCAGTAAAAATCTTGCTCTCACAAATGCAAAGTGAACATAAACATTTTGCAATTTTGTCTGATGAATATGGTGGAACCAGCGGTTTAGTAACGATTGAAGATATTCTGGAAGAACTTGTGGGCGATATTCAAGACGAGCAAGACCATGAAGAAGAAAATATTGTCGAAGTCGAGCCAGGAATTTATCATGTCAAAGGGAAAACGCCTTTATCTGAAATTGAAGATAAGTTTGACACAGATTTCGATAATCCTTCGGCAAGTAATACTATCAGTGGTTATATTATTAATGACTATTTGGAAAACAGAGAAGAACTTGACGTAGGAAGTACTAAAGTTTTGAATAATTTACAGATAAAGGTTCTTGAAATGGATAGAGTAACTCCAAGTGAGTTAGAGATAAGCAAAGCAGAGAAAATCATCTAG
- a CDS encoding GlsB/YeaQ/YmgE family stress response membrane protein, with protein MIWSLIVGAIIGVIAGAITSKGKSMGWIANILAGLVGSAVGQALLGSWGPSLAGMALIPSIIGAVIVVAVVSFFLGKTKD; from the coding sequence ATGATTTGGTCACTTATTGTTGGTGCAATTATTGGTGTGATAGCAGGAGCTATTACAAGTAAAGGTAAATCTATGGGATGGATTGCCAACATCTTAGCCGGTTTAGTCGGTTCTGCTGTGGGTCAAGCCCTTCTCGGAAGCTGGGGCCCTTCATTGGCCGGTATGGCTTTGATTCCTTCAATCATTGGTGCCGTTATTGTGGTAGCCGTTGTATCGTTCTTCTTGGGTAAAACAAAAGATTAA
- a CDS encoding DUF2273 domain-containing protein, giving the protein MDYLERYRYPIIGGIIGGIAAIAIFTIGFWKMVLLLILIGFGVIAGLFLQKTGIIEHLKNRK; this is encoded by the coding sequence ATGGATTATCTGGAAAGATATCGATATCCAATTATTGGTGGCATTATCGGTGGTATAGCTGCCATTGCCATCTTCACAATTGGTTTTTGGAAGATGGTTCTACTTTTGATATTAATTGGCTTTGGTGTAATAGCAGGCCTCTTTCTACAAAAGACTGGAATCATCGAACACTTAAAAAATCGGAAATAA